A genome region from Macadamia integrifolia cultivar HAES 741 unplaced genomic scaffold, SCU_Mint_v3 scaffold1584, whole genome shotgun sequence includes the following:
- the LOC122064258 gene encoding protein FIZZY-RELATED 2-like produces the protein MGDPVTPIKENRSEMGVNPSSSSSTSSSLLNLPSNMSRSSLSLETPSSSSSSSSPSSSRSHIDRLLGVGINPSPSRTIYSDRFIPSRSASNFALFDISPSSNSSSEGREDGSGTYATLLRTVLFGPDSGVVSPITPEKPAGFKARHSPLTHPNRNIFRYKTETRRSLYSLSPFGFDDTLPGVNPSPAKTPRKVPRSPYKVLDAPALQDDFYLNLVDWSSHNMLAVGLGNCVYLWNACSSKVTKLCDLGMDDNVCSVGWAQRGTHLAVGTNDGKLQIWDASRCKRVRTMEGHQLRVGALAWSSSLLSSGSRDKTILQRDIRAQDDFVNKLPGHKSEVCGLKWSYDNRQLASGGNDNRLFVWNQHSTQPVLKYCEHTAAVKAIAWSPHFHGVLASGGGTADRCIRFWNTTTNSHLSCMDTGSQVCNLVWSKNVNELVSTHGYSQNQIIVWRYPTMSKLATLTGHTYRVLYLAISPDGQTIVTGAGDETLRFWNVFPSPKSQNSDSDIGASSFGRTQIR, from the exons ATGGGGGATCCTGTAACTCCTATAAAAGAGAACCGATCAGAGATGGGGgtaaacccttcttcttcttcttcaacctcttcgTCACTCTTGAATCTCCCTTCTAATATGTCTCGAAGCTCTCTGTCTCTTGAAACtccttcgtcttcgtcttcttcttcttctccttcttcttctaggagCCACATAGATCGCCTGTTGGGTGTAGGGATTAATCCTTCTCCTTCTAGAACAATTTATAGTGACCGCTTCATCCCTAGCAGATCTGCTTCTAATTTCGCTCTTTTTGATATCTCTCCGTCGTCGAACTCCTCGTCGGAGGGGCGCGAAGATGGGTCTGGTACTTACGCTACTCTGCTGAGGACAGTTCTCTTTGGCCCTGATTCGGGGGTTGTTTCGCCGATTACTCCTGAGAAACCCGCAGGCTTCAAAGCCCGGCATTCTCCATTGACTCACCCCAATAGGAATATTTTTAGATATAAGACCGAAACCCGACgctctctctactctctctctccctttggcTTCGATGATACGTTGCCCGGGGTAAACCCTAGCCCGGCGAAGACTCCTCGAAAGGTTCCGAGGTCCCCTTACAAG GTACTGGATGCACCTGCATTGCAAGATGATTTTTATCTGAATCTTGTGGATTGGTCTTCACATAATATGTTGGCTGTGGGGTTGGGTAACTGTGTTTATCTGTGGAATGCTTGTAGTAGCAAG GTGACAAAGTTGTGCGACTTAGGAATGGATGACAATGTTTGTTCGGTAGGATGGGCACAGCGTGGAACACACCTGGCTGTTGGAACTAATGACGGAAAGCTTCAG ATTTGGGATGCATCTCGGTGTAAGAGGGTAAGGACTATGGAGGGCCATCAGTTGCGGGTTGGGGCTCTTGCCTGGAGTTCGTCCTTGTTGTCTTCAGGCAGCCGGGACAAGACTATTCTTCAACGTGATATACGTGCTCAGGATGATTTTGTTAACAAGCTCCCTGGGCACAAGTCAGAG GTTTGTGGACTGAAATGGTCATACGATAACCGGCAGCTGGCATCTGGAGGGAATGATAATAGA CTTTTTGTTTGGAACCAACATTCAACCCAACCTGTATTAAAGTACTGTGAACACACAGCAGCTGTAAAAGCGATTGCATGGTCCCCACATTTTCATGGGGTTTTAGCATCTGGTGGTGGTACAGCAGACCGATGTATACGTTTCTGGAACACAACCACAAACTCACACTTGAGTTGCATGGACACTGGCAGTCAG GTATGCAACTTGGTGTGGTCTAAGAATGTCAATGAACTAGTTAGCACCCATGGCTACTCTCAAAACCAAATAATCGTCTGGAGATATCCTACAATGTCAAAG TTGGCAACACTTACTGGGCATACATATAGAGTTCTTTATCTTGCAATCTCACCTGATGGTCAG ACAATTGTCACGGGGGCAGGAGATGAGACACTTAGATTCTGGAATGTATTCCCCTCTCCAAAGTCTCAA AATAGTGACAGTGACATTGGTGCATCATCTTTTGGAAGAACTCAAATCCGTTGA